A segment of the Leptospira barantonii genome:
TATTGATTTAATCTATCAAAACAAATCATTTTTAAGAATAGTAAGAATCAGTTATAATCCTAATAGATCGAAACGGACCGAACAGACTTCGAAAGAATGCTCGGCGTTTCGATATTGGGAGGTAAGAATGAATTCATTCACAAAAACGGCGTTGATTCCGATTTTATGTTGGACCGTTTCCTGTTCTACGATTAGCAAAAGGGAGAATTTAGATTCTTCCGAATTCGTAAAGGCCGACACGGCGCTTTTGATTTTGGACGTACAAAAGGATTTTTTTCCGGGAGGAAAGTTCGAATTGGAAGGCGCGGAACAAGCCGCAAATCGTGGAAAAATCGTCTTGGAATACTTTAGAAAAAAGGAATGGCCCGTGATCCACGTTCAACACGTTTCCACTCGGAAAGGAGCCACCTTCTTCTTTCCCGGAACCGCAGGGGTTCAAATGGAAGAATCAAACGCACCGATTCACGGAGAAACCACTCTGATCAAACACACGGTCAATGCGTTTATCAACACGGGATTGGATGAGGAACTGAAACGTAAAAAGGTAAAGAAGCTCGTTGTCTACGGAATGATGACGCACATGGTGGTCGATTCTACCGTAAGAGCGGCCTTTGATATGGGCTATAAGGATATCACCGTTATTTCCGACGCTTGCGCGACCAAGGAACTTTCTTTTGAAAAAATCAAAATTCCAGCTTCTCAGGTGCACGCTTCGTTTTTATCGGGGCTCGGATATATCTTTGCGAAGATCAAAACGTCTTCGGAGTTTGTTCAAACTTCGAGCGATTGAGAAAATTAGAATAAACTAATATTCTAATCGGATTAAAAAATAGATCGAAAGTGTTCTTGAATCGGTCCTCTCCGAGAGGACTTTTCTGTGATACGTTTCGTTGTTGAACGAGGAACCTTTCGGTTATTTCACCTTTTCCCACCAAGGTTCGAAAACGAACGGAGCTTTTGCATCCACGACTTCACCCGGTTTCGGCGCGACCAAGTCTACGGAAAGATTTTTTGCCGCGTCGACGCTACGACGGATCGGTTCGTCCCAATCGTGAATCGCAAGATTGTAGGTTCCCCAGTGAACCGGAAGCATTCGTTTCGCTTTTAGGTCCACGTGAGCCTGAACCGCTTTCTCGGGGTTCATGTGAATTCCTTCCCAAGTAACGTCGTAAGCTCCGACCTTGATCGAAGTCAGATCGAATGGTCCGAGACGTTTTCCGATTTCTGCAAAGTGAGGAGAATAACCCGTATCCCCGCTATGAAAGAATTTATTTTCGGGACCGATGACGCTCCAAGAAGACCAAAGGGTGGACTTAGCGTTGAACATTCCTCGGCCCGAATAATGAACCGCGGGCGTGCAGATGATTTCCACCTTTCCAATGTTTCCCTTTTCCCACCAATCGAGTTCCACGATTTGAGATTCGGGAATACCCCAGCGTTCCAAGTGTGCGCCGATTCCGAGAGGAACAAAATACTTGGTTCCTTTCGAAGAAAGATGTTTAGCCGTGATCATGTCGAGATGATCGTAGTGATCGTGTGAAATTACGACCGCGTCGATATGCGGAAGTTCTTCGAGCGCGATCGGAGATTGGA
Coding sequences within it:
- a CDS encoding isochorismatase family protein, which gives rise to MNSFTKTALIPILCWTVSCSTISKRENLDSSEFVKADTALLILDVQKDFFPGGKFELEGAEQAANRGKIVLEYFRKKEWPVIHVQHVSTRKGATFFFPGTAGVQMEESNAPIHGETTLIKHTVNAFINTGLDEELKRKKVKKLVVYGMMTHMVVDSTVRAAFDMGYKDITVISDACATKELSFEKIKIPASQVHASFLSGLGYIFAKIKTSSEFVQTSSD
- a CDS encoding MBL fold metallo-hydrolase → MFGNRIQKISFLSLIVLSGIVVLIFLQTGCLSSFGGTPEGKRLERMQTSKMFKDGKFENDPFVPNLISGSYTEILKRQLFGSEQRTPPSPIPVIHPDPKSFSAVPKPGLRAIWFGHAGVLVEIDGVRILTDPVFSDKVSPFTSVGPERFFQSPIALEELPHIDAVVISHDHYDHLDMITAKHLSSKGTKYFVPLGIGAHLERWGIPESQIVELDWWEKGNIGKVEIICTPAVHYSGRGMFNAKSTLWSSWSVIGPENKFFHSGDTGYSPHFAEIGKRLGPFDLTSIKVGAYDVTWEGIHMNPEKAVQAHVDLKAKRMLPVHWGTYNLAIHDWDEPIRRSVDAAKNLSVDLVAPKPGEVVDAKAPFVFEPWWEKVK